In Microbacterium sp. AB, a single genomic region encodes these proteins:
- a CDS encoding histidinol-phosphate transaminase, producing MTVSLDDLPLREDLRGQQPYGAPQAPLPVALNVNENTHPVPDEVADDIADSVAVALRDVNRYPDREFTALREGFAEYLGHGVQPEQVWAANGSNEVLQHVLQAFGGPGRTAFGFAPTYSMYTLLTRGVGSAFLSGERGPGFTLTAESAADQVAAADSDVVFLCAPNNPTGTPLENDVVEAVYDATDGIVIVDEAYREFAPRDTPSALQLLQGRPRLVVSRTMSKAFAFAGARVGYLAADPALVDALRLVRLPYHLSALTQAAASAALRHADTMLAMVDDIVEQRERISATLEALGYTVYPTWSNFVLFGGVADPRATWQALYDRGVLIRDIGIPGHLRVTAGTEDETSAFLDALAEIGR from the coding sequence GTGACCGTCTCCCTCGATGACCTCCCGTTGCGCGAAGACCTTCGCGGACAGCAGCCGTACGGCGCTCCGCAGGCTCCGCTCCCCGTCGCCCTGAACGTCAACGAGAACACGCACCCCGTTCCGGACGAGGTCGCAGACGACATCGCCGATTCGGTCGCCGTCGCGCTGCGCGATGTGAACAGGTATCCCGACAGGGAGTTCACGGCGCTCCGCGAGGGCTTCGCCGAGTACCTCGGCCACGGCGTGCAGCCCGAGCAGGTGTGGGCGGCCAACGGCTCGAACGAGGTGCTGCAGCACGTGCTCCAGGCGTTCGGCGGCCCCGGCCGCACCGCGTTCGGCTTCGCCCCCACCTACTCGATGTACACGCTGCTCACGCGCGGCGTCGGCTCCGCCTTCCTGTCGGGCGAGCGCGGACCGGGCTTCACCCTCACCGCCGAGAGCGCCGCCGACCAGGTCGCCGCCGCGGATTCCGACGTCGTCTTCCTCTGCGCGCCCAACAACCCCACGGGCACGCCGCTCGAGAACGACGTCGTCGAGGCGGTCTACGACGCGACGGACGGCATCGTGATCGTCGACGAGGCCTATCGCGAGTTCGCACCCCGCGACACCCCCTCGGCCCTGCAGCTGCTGCAGGGCCGGCCGAGGCTGGTCGTCTCGCGGACGATGAGCAAGGCGTTCGCCTTCGCCGGCGCGCGCGTGGGCTACCTCGCGGCCGACCCGGCCCTCGTCGACGCCCTGCGTCTCGTCCGCCTCCCGTATCACCTGAGCGCGCTGACGCAGGCCGCGGCGTCGGCCGCCCTGCGTCACGCGGACACGATGCTGGCGATGGTCGACGACATCGTCGAGCAGCGCGAGCGCATCTCCGCGACGCTCGAGGCGCTCGGCTACACGGTGTACCCGACCTGGTCGAACTTCGTCCTCTTCGGCGGAGTCGCCGATCCCCGGGCGACGTGGCAGGCGCTGTACGACCGAGGCGTCCTCATCCGCGACATCGGCATCCCCGGCCACCTGCGGGTCACGGCGGGCACGGAGGACGAGACGAGCGCCTTCCTCGACGCGCTCGCCGAGATCGGCCGCTGA
- a CDS encoding LysM peptidoglycan-binding domain-containing protein, with the protein MSTISIAQAPATRLRITARGRRVLTALAAAPLVAAIGIGALSGGAALASRDAGAPAGTFDTVTVMAGDTLWGIAEEVAPGADPRDVVDEIARLNQLSGSGVVAGQQLAIPAEYSAGE; encoded by the coding sequence ATGAGCACGATCAGCATCGCCCAGGCACCCGCCACGCGTCTGCGCATCACCGCGCGCGGTCGCCGCGTCCTCACGGCTCTCGCGGCGGCGCCGCTCGTCGCGGCGATCGGGATCGGCGCGCTGAGCGGAGGGGCGGCCCTCGCATCGCGGGATGCCGGAGCGCCCGCAGGCACGTTCGACACGGTGACGGTCATGGCGGGCGACACCCTGTGGGGCATCGCCGAGGAGGTCGCGCCCGGCGCCGACCCCCGCGACGTCGTGGACGAGATCGCCCGTCTCAACCAGCTCTCCGGCAGCGGCGTCGTCGCGGGCCAGCAGCTCGCCATCCCGGCGGAGTACTCCGCCGGCGAATAG